The Temnothorax longispinosus isolate EJ_2023e chromosome 4, Tlon_JGU_v1, whole genome shotgun sequence genome has a window encoding:
- the Beta-spec gene encoding spectrin beta chain isoform X5: MTTDISVVRGGWDPTLQQEIVDEYEYDGGNSSSRLFERSRIKALAGERELVQKKTFQKWVNSHLVRCSCRIGDLYVDLRDGKMLIRLLEILSGERLPRPTKGKMRIHCLENVEKALQFLREQRVHLENMGSHDIVDGNPRLSLGLIWTIILRFQIQDITIEETDNQETKSAKDALLLWCQMKTAGYHNVNVRNFTTSWRDGLAFNAIIHKHRPDLIQFDKLSKSNAIYNLNNAFNVAEDKLGLTKLLDAEDIFVDHPDEKSIITYVVTYYHYFSKMKQETVQGKRIGKVVGIAMENDRMIHEYESLTSDLLRWIEATIEALGDRRFANSLVGVQSQLSQFSNYRTVEKPPKFVEKGNLEVLLFTLQSKMRANNQKPYTPKEGKMISDINKAWERLEKAEHERELALREELIRQEKLEQLAARFNRKASMRETWLSENQRLVSQDNFGFDLAAVEAAAKKHEAIETDIFAYEERVQAVMAVSQELEAENYHDIERINARKDNVLRLWNYLLELLRARRMRLELSLQLQQNFQEMLYILDSMEEIKLRLLTDDYGKHLMGVEDLLQKHSLVEADINVLGERVKAVVQQSQRFLEHGEGYRPCDPAIIVERVQQLENAYAELVRLAIERRTRLEESRKLWQFYWDMADEENWIKEKEQIVSTGDIGHDLTTINLLLSKHKALENEIQSHEPQLMSVAAVGDELVRQQHFGSDRIQERLQEILAMWNHLLDLAAFRRKRLVEAVDYHQLFADADDIDIWMLDTLRLVSSEDVGRDEANVQSLLKKHKDVTDELKNYATTIDQLHQQASTLGEQDAKSPEVLERLTSIDNRYKELLELAKLRKQRLLDALSLYKVFSETDGVEQWIGEKNRMLDTMVPAKDIEDVEIMKHRYNGFEKEMNANASRVAVVNQLARQLLHVEHPNSEQIIARQNELNQKWAELREKAEGKREELNSAHGVQTFHIECRETVSWIEDKKRILQQTDSLEMDLTGVMTLQRRLSGMERDLAAIQAKLDALEKEAEIIQKEHPEEAAVIRERISQIHLIWEQLTQMLKERDAKLEEAGDLHRFLRDLDHFQAWLTKTQTDVASEDTPTSLADAEKLLTQHQNIKEEIDNYTDDYQKMMEYGERLTAEAGDGDTQYMFLRERLNALKMGWEELHQMWVNRQNLLSNSLNLQVFDRDARQAEVLLSQQEHILTKDETPTNFEQAEHMIKRHEAFMTTMDANDEKINSVVQFAGRLVDEGHFAADKVKKKAENINDRRRINREKANLLMEKLKDQLQLQMFLQDCEELGEWVQEKHITAQDETYRSAKTIHSKWTRHQAFEAEIASNKDRLQQLQQAADELIQQKPDLAEIIKPKVAELAEQFVDLETTTHDKGERLFDSNREVLIHQTCDDIDSWMNELEKQIESTDTGSDLASVNILMQKQQMIETQMAVKAKQVTELDKQAEHLQRTVPDDKMEEIKFKKEKVAQRFAQLKAPLIDRQRHLEKKKEAFQFRRDVEDEKLWIAEKMPQATSNEYGTSLFNVHMLKKKNQSLRTEIENHEPRINLVCNNGQKLIDEGHEDSPEFRKLISELTEKWRELKDAVDDRNKHLLQNEKAQQYFFDATEAESWMSEQELYMMVEDRGKDEISAQNLMKKHESLEHAVEDYAETIRQLGETARQLINDQHPLADQIAVKQSQVDKLYAGLKDLAGERRAKLEEALQLFMLNREVDDLEQWIQERELVAGSHELGQDYDHVTLLWERFKEFARDTAAIGTERVNAVNEIADSLIATGHSDAATIAEWKDGLNEVWQDLLELIETRTQMLVASRELHKFFHDCKDVLGRILEKQNAMSDELGRDAGSVSALQRKHANFIQDLSTLQNQVTQIEEESAKLQASYAGDKAREITNREAEVVAAWNNLQSLCEGRRAKLEDTGDLFRFFNMVRTLMIWMDDVVRQMNTSEKPRDVAGVELLMNNHQSLKAEIDAREDNLMACINLGKDLLARNHYASAQIKEKLAALTDHRNALLHRWEERWENLQLILEVYQFARDAAVAEAWLIAQEPYLMSQELGHTIDEVENLIKKHEAFEKSAAAQEERFSALHRLTTFELKELKRREQEREEEERRKKEEAAAAEAARLAKATPVTSPDEPPSERAETDGATSGERGEDEGHVHAQRPRQLSFRDGDGTSPVTPTSVKAPPHGIRTPTKQRSPSDDEFEGPLQRKHEWESTTKKASNRSWDKVYMVVRGQSLCVYKDQKSYKASPDQPYKGEAPLDLRGATITVASDYTKKKHVFRVKSQSGSDFLFQAKDDTEMNDWVSALNQAAQGTSGASTSRAHTLPAPTQAETKRRSFFTLKKN, translated from the exons ATGACGACCGACATCTCGGTGGTGCGCGGGGGTTGGGACCCCACGCTACAACAAGAGATTGTCGACGAGTACGAATACGACGGGGGAAACTCGAGTTCGAGACTCTTCGAACGCTCACGTATCAAGGCACTAGCTG GTGAGCGTGAATTAGTGCAAAAGAAGACTTTCCAGAAATGGGTCAACTCCCACTTAGTCCGATGTTCGTGCCGAATCGGCGATCTGTACGTCGATCTGCGAGACGGCAAGATGTTGATAAGGCTGTTGGAGATCTTGTCGGGTGAGCGTCTACCGCGCCCGACCAAGGGCAAGATGCGCATCCACTGCCTGGAAAACGTGGAGAAGGCGCTGCAGTTTTTGCGCGAGCAGAGGGTACACCTGGAGAACATGGGGTCCCACGACATCGTCGACGGAAATCCACGTCTTAGCTTGGGTCTCATCTGGACGATAATCCTACGATTCCAGATTCAGGACATCACGATTGAAGAGACCGACAATCAGGAGACCAAATCCGCCAAGGACGCGTTATTATTGTGGTGTCAGATGAAGACCGCGGGTTATCACAACGTGAACGTAAGAAATTTCACGACGTCGTGGCGGGACGGTTTAGCATTCAATGCGATCATACACAAGCACCGTCCGGATCTGATCCAGTTCGACAAGCTTTCCAAGTCGAACGCGATCTACAATCTCAACAATGCCTTTAACGTCGCAGAGGACAAGCTTGGGCTCACGAAGCTACTAGATGCCGAGGATATCTTCGTCGATCATCCGGATGAAAAGTCCATCATAACGTACGTTGTCACgtattatcattatttctcGAAGATGAAACAAGAAACCGTGCAAGGTAAAAGGATCGGCAAAGTAGTCGGTATCGCGATGGAGAACGACCGTATGATACACGAATACGAGAGTCTCACCAGCGATCTGTTGCGCTGGATTGAAGCCACGATAGAGGCCCTCGGTGATCGCAGGTTCGCGAATTCCCTGGTAGGCGTTCAATCGCAACTTTCGCAGTTCTCGAATTATCGCACGGTAGAAAAACCGCCCAAGTTTGTGGAAAAAGGTAATCTCGAGGTGCTGTTGTTCACTCTACAATCGAAGATGCGCGCAAATAATCAGAAGCCCTATACGCCCAAAGAGGGCAAAATGATATCGGACATCAACAAGGCATGGGAGAGACTGGAGAAGGCTGAACACGAGCGGGAATTGGCTCTGCGCGAAGAACTGATTCGACAAGAGAAGTTGGAGCAGTTAGCAGCCAGATTTAACCGGAAGGCTAGCATGCGCGAGACATGGTTGTCAGAGAATCAGCGATTGGTATCGCAGGATAACTTCGGTTTCGATCTCGCTGCCGTAGAAGCCGCCGCGAAGAAGCACGAAGCTATAGAGACTGATATCTTCGCCTACGAGGAACGTGTGCAGGCAGTCATGGCGGTCTCGCAGGAGCTTGAGGCGGAGAACTATCACGACATTGAGCGTATCAACGCTCGCAAGGACAACGTGCTGCGATTATGGAACTATCTTCTGGAATTGTTACGCGCCAGGCGGATGCGGCTGGAACTCTCCTTGCAGCTGCAGCAGAACTTCCAGgaaatgttatacatattgGACAGCATGGAGGAGATCAAGCTGCGACTGTTGACGGATGATTATGGCAAACATCTGATGGGCGTGGAGGATCTGTTGCAAAAGCACTCTCTCGTCGAAGCAGATATCAATGTGCTTGGCGAAAGAGTCAAGGCCGTCGTTCAGCAGAGCCAGAGATTCCTAGAGCATGGAGAAGGCTATCGACCGTGTGATCCGGCCATCATCGTCGAGCGCGTGCAACAATTGGAGAACGCGTACGCCGAGTTGGTGCGGTTAGCGATCGAGCGTCGTACCAGGCTCGAGGAATCTCGGAAACTCTGGCAATTCTATTGGGACATGGCCGACGAGGAGAATTGGATAAAGGAGAAGGAACAGATCGTATCCACGGGCGACATCGGTCATGACTTGACCACCATCAACCTACTGCTGTCCAAGCACAAAGCATTGGAGAACGAGATACAGTCGCACGAACCGCAGTTGATGTCGGTCGCAGCAGTCGGCGACGAGCTAGTCCGGCAACAACACTTCGGCTCCGATCGCATTCAGGAGAGACTTCAGGAGATTCTCGCTATGTGGAATCATCTGCTGGATTTGGCGGCTTTCAGGAGAAAGCGTCTCGTAGAAGCAGTAGACTATCATCAGCTTTTCGCAGACGCGGATGACATAGACATTTGGATGTTGGACACTTTGCGACTCGTCTCGTCGGAGGATGTCGGCAGAGACGAGGCAAATGTGCAGTCGTTGTTGAAGAAGCACAAAGACGTAACGGACGAGCTTAAGAATTATGCCACGACTATCGACCAACTTCATCAGCAGGCATCCACATTGGGCGAGCAGGACGCCAAATCGCCGGAGGTTCTGGAGAGACTGACCTCGATAGACAACAGGTACAAGGAGCTTCTCGAGCTGGCCAAATTGCGTAAGCAAAGACTGCTGGATGCGCTGTCGTTGTACAAAGTATTCAGCGAGACCGACGGAGTCGAACAATGGATCGGCGAGAAGAACAGGATGCTGGACACGATGGTGCCCGCCAAGGATATCGAGGACGTCGAGATCATGAAGCACCGCTACAACGGTTTCGAGAAGGAGATGAATGCGAACGCATCCCGCGTCGCCGTGGTTAATCAGCTGGCCAGGCAGTTGCTGCACGTCGAACATCCGAACTCGGAACAGATAATCGCGCGACAGAACGAGCTGAACCAGAAGTGGGCCGAGCTGCGCGAGAAAGCGGAGGGCAAGCGCGAGGAATTGAACTCTGCACACGGCGTGCAGACGTTCCACATCGAGTGTCGCGAGACCGTGTCCTGGATCGAGGACAAAAAGCGAATTCTACAGCAGACCGACAGCTTGGAGATGGATTTGACCGGCGTGATGACACTGCAGCGCAGATTGAGCGGCATGGAACGCGATTTGGCGGCTATTCAGGCCAAATTAGACGCTCTGGAGAAGGAGGCGGAAATCATACAGAAGGAACATCCGGAAGAGGCTGCGGTTATACGCGAGAGAATCTCACAGATTCATTTGATTTGGGAGCAGTTGACGCAGATGCTAAAAGAGCGCGATGCCAAGCTCGAGGAGGCCGGGGATCTGCACCGATTCCTGCGCGACCTCGATCACTTCCAGGCATGGCTCACGAAAACGCAGACCGACGTTGCCAGCGAGGACACTCCGACCAGCCTCGCCGATGCCGAGAAGCTGCTTACGCAGCATCAGAACATAAAGGAGGAGATCGACAATTACACCGACGATTACCAGAAGATGATGGAGTATGGCGAGCGGCTGACAGCGGAGGCCGGCGATGGCGACACCCAATATATGTTCCTGCGCGAGAGACTGAATGCGCTGAAGATGGGCTGGGAAGAGTTGCATCAGATGTGGGTGAATCGTCAGAACTTGCTATCCAACTCTTTGAATCTACAGGTGTTCGATCGAGACGCGCGTCAAGCGGAGGTACTTCTATCGCAGCAAGAACACATTCTCACCAAAGACGAGACGCCGACGAACTTTGAACAAGCGGAACACATGATCAAGCGACACGAGGCCTTTATGACCACCATGGACGCCAACGACGAGAAAATCAATTCGGTCGTGCAGTTCGCCGGACGTTTGGTCGATGAGGGACACTTCGCGGCTGATAAGGTGAAGAAGAAGGCCGAGAACATCAACGACCGTCGGCGGATCAATCGCGAGAAGGCCAATCTACTTATGGAGAAACTCAAGGACCAGCTTCAATTGCAGATGTTCCTGCAAGATTGCGAGGAACTCGGCGAATGGGTGCAGGAGAAACATATCACTGCTCAGGACGAGACGTACAGAAGCGCAAAGACCATTCACAGCAAATGGACGCGTCACCAGGCGTTCGAAGCAGAAATCGCCAGCAACAAAGACCGCTTGCAGCAGTTGCAGCAAGCCGCGGACGAGTTGATTCAACAAAAACCGGATCTGGCCGAAATTATCAAACCGAAGGTAGCCGAATTGGCGGAACAATTTGTCGATCTGGAGACCACGACTCACGACAAGGGCGAGCGATTGTTCGACTCGAACCGCGAGGTTTTGATACACCAGACTTGTGACGACATTGATTCCTGGATGAACGAATTAGAGAAGCAGATAGAGAGCACCGATACCGGTTCCGATCTGGCATCTGTGAACATACTGATGCAGAAGCAACAGATGATCGAGACTCAAATGGCGGTGAAAGCGAAACAAGTTACCGAGCTGGACAAACAGGCGGAACATTTGCAACGCACAGTACCCGATGATAAAATGGAGGAGATCAAGTTCAAGAAGGAGAAAGTTGCTCAGAGATTCGCTCAGCTCAAGGCGCCGCTCATCGATCGTCAACGGCATCttgagaagaagaaggaggccTTCCAATTCCGACGCGACGTCGAGGATGAGAAACTGTGGATCGCGGAGAAGATGCCGCAGGCAACTAGCAACGAGTATGGAACTTCGCTATTCAACGTTCACATgttgaagaagaagaatcaGTCGTTGCGCACGGAAATCGAGAATCACGAGCCAAGGATCAACTTAGTGTGTAATAACGGGCAAAAGTTGATTGACGAGGGACACGAGGACAGTCCCGAGTTCCGGAAATTGATATCCGAGTTAACGGAGAAGTGGCGCGAGCTGAAGGATGCGGTTGACGATAGAAATAAACATCTACTGCAGAACGAGAAAGCGCAGCAATACTTCTTCGACGCTACCGAGGCCGAATCATGGATGAGCGAACAGGAGCTGTACATGATGGTCGAGGATCGCGGTAAGGACGAGATCTCTGCCCAGAATCTGATGAAGAAGCACGAGTCGCTTGAGCACGCGGTCGAGGATTACGCGGAGACGATTCGTCAGCTAGGCGAGACCGCTAGGCAGCTAATAAACGATCAGCATCCGTTGGCCGATCAGATCGCCGTGAAACAATCACAGGTGGACAAGTTGTATGCCGGCTTGAAGGATCTGGCGGGTGAACGACGCGCCAAATTGGAAGAGGCACTCCAATTGTTCATGCTGAACCGAGAAGTCGACGACCTCGAGCAATGGATCCAGGAGAGAGAATTAGTTGCCGGTAGCCATGAGTTGGGCCAGGATTACGATCACGTGACGCTACTGTGGGAGAGATTCAAGGAGTTTGCGCGCGACACCGCGGCGATCGGTACCGAGCGAGTGAACGCCGTGAATGAAATCGCCGATTCTCTCATCGCCACCGGTCATTCCGATGCAGCGACGATCGCCGAGTGGAAGGACGGTTTGAACGAGGTTTGGCAGGATCTGCTCGAACTGATCGAGACGCGTACGCAGATGCTGGTGGCCAGTCGCGAGTTACACAAATTCTTCCACGACTGCAAGGATGTTCTCGGCAGAATCCTGGAGAAACAAAACGCCATGTCCGACGAATTGGGTCGCGACGCCGGCTCGGTGTCCGCTCTTCAACGTAAGCACGCCAACTTTATTCAGGACCTGTCGACGTTGCAGAATCAGGTGACGCAGATCGAGGAGGAGTCCGCCAAACTCCAGGCGAGCTACGCGGGCGACAAAGCGCGAGAGATCACGAATCGCGAGGCCGAGGTCGTAGCGGCGTGGAACAATTTGCAATCGTTGTGCGAGGGTAGACGAGCCAAGTTGGAGGACACCGGCGATCTCTTCCGATTCTTCAACATGGTCAGGACTCTGATGATCTGGATGGACGACGTTGTGCGCCAGATGAACACGTCCGAGAAACCGCGCGACGTCGCCGGCGTCGAATTGCTGATGAACAACCATCAGAGCTTGAAGGCGGAGATCGATGCCAGAGAGGATAATCTAATGGCGTGCATTAATCTCGGAAAGGATCTATTAGCTAGGAATCATTACGCCAGCGCGCAGATAAAGGAGAAATTAGCGGCGTTGACCGATCACAGGAATGCACTGTTACACCGATGGGAGGAACGTTGGGAGAACTTGCAACTCA TTTTGGAAGTTTATCAGTTTGCCCGAGATGCGGCAGTTGCTGAAGCATGGTTAATCGCTCAAGAGCCGTATCTTATGAGCCAGGAGCTTGGT CATACTATCGACGAAGTTGAGaatttaatcaagaaacaCGAGGCTTTCGAAAAATCGGCAGCTGCACAAGAAGAAAGGTTTAGTGCCTTGCACCGACTTACTACT TTCGAATTGAAAGAACTAAAACGACGAGAacaagaaagagaggaagaagaaagacGCAAGAAGGAGGAAGCGGCAGCGGCGGAGGCTGCACGTTTGGCCAAAGCGACACCCGTTACTAGTCCAGATGAACCACCTAGCGAAAG AGCTGAGACTGATGGGGCAACAAGTGGAGAACGCGGAGAGGACGAAGGACACg TGCATGCACAAAGACCTAGACAGCTGTCTTTCCGGGATGGAGATGGGACCTCGCCTGTCACGCCGACATCTGTGAAAGCTCCGCCGCATGGTATCCGCACGCCGACAA AGCAACGAAGTCCGAGCGACGACGAGTTCGAGGGGCCGTTGCAGCGGAAGCACGAGTGGGAGAGTACGACGAAGAAGGCGTCCAATCGCTCCTGGGACAAGGTGTACATGGTCGTACGCGGGCAGAgcttatgtgtatataaagaTCAGAAGTCGTACAAAGCTTCACCCGATCAACCGTACAAAGGAGAGGCTCCTCTTGACTTACGAGGCGCAACTATTACCGTAGCGAGTGATTACACTAAGAAGAAACATGTCTTCCGAGTCAA GTCGCAAAGCGGATCCGACTTCCTGTTCCAGGCCAAAGACGATACCGAAATGAATGATTGGGTGTCTGCGTTAAATCAAGCGGCACAGGGAACATCAGGTGCAAGCACATCCAGGGCTCACACCTTGCCAGCCCCGACACAAGCCGAAACTAAGCGGCGTAGTTTCTTCACTCTCAAGAAAAA CTAA